Proteins from a genomic interval of Pseudodesulfovibrio nedwellii:
- the alaS gene encoding alanine--tRNA ligase produces the protein MKANEIRQRFLEYFEKNSHAIVESSPLTPKDDPSLLFTNAGMVQFKKLFLGQEKRDYNRATTSQKCLRVGGKHNDLENVGRTARHHTFFEMLGNFSFGDYFKEDAIKFCWEFLTEELKLDKERLYITIYKDDDEAGELWKKIAGVPEERIFKLGEKDNFWSMGDTGPCGPCSEVHFDQGEEVGCGPNCGIGKCDCDRYLEIWNLVFMQYDQAEDGTRTDLPRPSIDTGMGLERIAAVAQGVASNYETDLFQSIIQYTADLAGVKYRQSEEIDTALQVIADHSRAIAFLIPDQVLPSNEGRGYILRRLIRRAYRFGKLMGLKGSFLWKTASKVVDDMGGHYKELEETRDFMIEVVKGEEEGFANTLDKGLEMLEEELAELKKVKASIVPGETTFKLYDTYGFPIDIVRDIAEQHGMGVDETEFDKFMQEQKKRSKAAWKGSGEKDIASTFQTLLEQEVTSEFSGYETMADQSDIAYLLTLNGKIVDTLPDGSSGWIVAKSTPFYGESGGQTGDTGSIAASGGKADVLETVKPSQKLTAHRVTVTEGTFSTGDTAFFNVDRSQRLATMRNHTVTHLLHAALQKVLGDHAKQAGSLVGPDRLRFDFTHIKGLSHDELAEVEAIVNQNILDAIPVDRSVMSIKEAQTKGATALFGEKYGDTVSIIEVPGVSMEFCGGTHLDNTGIAGTFIITAEAGVAAGIRRIEAATGHNAVAYLNERREAVAEAGAMLKAQPADLPKKVKDLQKQVKDMAKEMKSLQAKLASGAGSDMMSKIEDINGVKVLAVELEAPNMGVMLEQMDALRSKIDSGVICLVAGHDEGKVSVALAVTKDLHNRFKAGNLIKQVAGEVGGGGGGRPDLARAGGSNAAGIPNAIAKIKELIAE, from the coding sequence CAATGCAGGCATGGTCCAGTTCAAGAAACTTTTTCTGGGCCAGGAAAAACGTGACTACAACCGCGCTACCACTTCGCAGAAATGTCTGCGCGTGGGCGGCAAGCACAACGACTTGGAGAACGTGGGTCGCACCGCACGCCACCACACATTTTTCGAAATGCTCGGCAACTTCTCCTTTGGCGATTACTTCAAGGAAGACGCCATCAAGTTCTGTTGGGAATTCCTCACCGAAGAACTGAAGCTCGACAAAGAACGCCTCTATATTACTATATATAAAGATGACGACGAAGCAGGCGAACTTTGGAAGAAAATCGCAGGTGTCCCTGAAGAGCGTATTTTCAAACTGGGCGAAAAGGATAACTTCTGGTCCATGGGCGACACCGGCCCCTGCGGTCCCTGCTCCGAAGTCCACTTTGACCAAGGCGAAGAAGTTGGCTGCGGTCCGAATTGCGGTATCGGCAAATGTGACTGTGACCGCTATCTGGAAATATGGAACCTCGTGTTCATGCAATACGATCAAGCCGAAGACGGCACTCGCACCGATCTGCCCCGCCCGTCCATCGACACAGGCATGGGCCTTGAGCGTATCGCTGCTGTGGCACAGGGCGTAGCCTCGAACTATGAGACCGACCTGTTCCAGTCCATCATCCAGTACACCGCTGATCTTGCTGGTGTGAAATACCGCCAGTCCGAAGAGATCGACACCGCGCTTCAGGTCATTGCCGACCACTCACGCGCCATTGCCTTCTTGATCCCGGATCAGGTTCTCCCGTCCAATGAAGGACGTGGATATATTTTGCGCCGTCTCATTCGCCGTGCCTATCGCTTCGGCAAACTCATGGGCCTTAAGGGCTCCTTCCTGTGGAAAACCGCTTCCAAAGTCGTTGACGACATGGGCGGACACTACAAGGAACTGGAAGAAACCCGCGACTTCATGATCGAAGTAGTCAAAGGTGAAGAAGAGGGCTTTGCCAATACCTTGGACAAAGGCCTTGAAATGCTCGAAGAGGAACTGGCTGAACTGAAAAAAGTCAAGGCCTCCATCGTTCCCGGCGAGACCACTTTCAAACTTTACGACACGTACGGCTTCCCCATCGACATCGTACGCGACATCGCAGAACAGCATGGCATGGGCGTTGATGAAACCGAATTCGACAAATTCATGCAGGAGCAAAAAAAACGCTCCAAAGCCGCATGGAAAGGCTCCGGCGAAAAAGACATCGCTTCCACCTTCCAGACACTCCTGGAACAGGAAGTGACCTCTGAATTCTCCGGCTACGAAACCATGGCTGACCAGTCTGACATCGCCTACCTGCTCACTCTTAATGGCAAAATTGTCGACACTCTGCCCGATGGCTCGTCCGGCTGGATAGTCGCGAAGTCCACGCCGTTCTACGGTGAATCCGGCGGCCAGACCGGAGACACTGGCTCCATTGCTGCTTCCGGCGGCAAGGCTGACGTTCTCGAAACCGTGAAACCTTCGCAAAAACTGACCGCTCACAGGGTAACAGTAACAGAAGGGACATTTTCCACGGGCGACACAGCGTTCTTTAACGTTGATCGCTCCCAACGTTTGGCCACCATGCGTAACCACACGGTAACTCACCTGCTCCATGCCGCCCTGCAAAAAGTTCTGGGCGACCATGCAAAGCAGGCCGGTTCACTAGTCGGCCCGGATCGTCTGCGCTTTGACTTCACGCACATCAAAGGGCTGTCTCATGACGAACTCGCTGAAGTGGAAGCCATCGTAAACCAAAACATTCTCGACGCCATTCCGGTAGACCGCTCAGTTATGAGCATCAAAGAAGCTCAGACCAAGGGCGCAACCGCCCTGTTCGGCGAGAAATACGGCGACACCGTATCCATCATCGAAGTTCCTGGCGTATCCATGGAATTCTGTGGAGGCACACATCTGGATAATACCGGCATTGCCGGAACATTTATCATTACTGCCGAGGCCGGAGTGGCCGCAGGTATCCGCCGCATTGAGGCTGCGACAGGCCATAATGCTGTAGCTTATCTCAACGAACGTCGCGAAGCCGTTGCCGAAGCCGGAGCCATGCTCAAGGCCCAGCCCGCAGATCTGCCCAAGAAGGTCAAGGACCTCCAAAAGCAAGTCAAAGATATGGCCAAGGAGATGAAATCCTTGCAGGCCAAGCTCGCATCCGGCGCGGGCAGTGACATGATGAGCAAAATTGAAGATATCAACGGAGTAAAAGTTCTGGCTGTTGAACTGGAAGCCCCAAACATGGGTGTCATGCTGGAACAGATGGACGCCTTGCGCTCCAAGATTGATTCCGGTGTCATCTGCCTCGTGGCAGGCCATGACGAAGGTAAGGTCTCGGTCGCACTTGCAGTGACTAAAGACCTGCATAACCGGTTCAAGGCTGGCAACCTGATCAAACAGGTAGCAGGCGAAGTCGGCGGTGGCGGCGGAGGCCGTCCCGATCTGGCTCGTGCAGGCGGCTCAAACGCTGCAGGCATACCGAACGCCATTGCCAAAATAAAAGAACTGATCGCAGAATAA